CGAAGCCGGGCGGGCAGAACCGGTCCGCGGTGGTGACCAGAGCGTTCGTCGCCCGGCCGGCCTCCAGCTGGGACATGGCCAGGTCGATCGCCGCCATGCCCCCGTTCGACATCCCCTCCACGTTCAGGGCGAAGGCGTCGGTGAGGCCCAGCTCGCGCTGGATGTAGGGAGCCGAGTTCCAGTGGTGGTCCCGGCCCTGGTGGTAGATCGACGCGTGCAGGACCAGGTCGACCTGGTCCCCGATCACGTCCGCGGCCCGGTCGAGAGCCTTTCGCCCCGCGATCGCTCCCATGTCCGGGACGGATATCTCATCCGTGGCCACCGGCAGACACGGTATTTTGTTGGTGGCGTTGTCGTCGTCGGAGTACTTACCGGCGGCCACCGCTTCCGCCGCGGATTCCGCGGGCGGAATCCAGGCCGCAGCCGACGCGATATAGACAGGGATAGTCATTGTCCAAATCTTCTTCCGAGTTCGATGCCCGACTGGCAATGGTGTGCGGTGGGCCCGATCGTGCTGCGCGGTCCGCGGCTCGGATCGCGGAGGATCGTGGTCAGGCTACAATGCCGACCCAGGCCTCTCGTAGATGTATTTCTCATGATGTGCCGCGGCGTCGTCAACTCGGGCGTGCGGACCGGTGAGCGATCCGAACTCCACGGCGGCGCCGCGGACTTGATCCGCGGGCGCCGTGTCCGCCCGTTTCCGGGGCCGGGGTTGCCGCCCTGGCCGCGCTCGCGTGTTCAACTGTCCACGAAAGGCAGTTGAATGGTCAGTCCGATTCCCTTGCCGCCGTTTCGGCGGTTTCCGTCAGGGATTGCGCGAGCAGGCCGTCGACGAAGGCGCGCAGCCCCTGCTCGAAGGTGTCTTTTCCGGCCAGGGCCGCCCACCGGCCGGCGATGGCGGCCAGGTGCCGGTGCCGGAGCGGGCCGTCGGCGTTCCCGAAGTAGGGATTGAGACAGGTGGGGTCCTGTTCGTCCATCTTGCGGTGGCGGGTGTGCGCGCGTACGAGGATCTCGCCGACCGTGTAGTACCAGATGCTGCGGAAGACGCGGACACTCTCCTCCGGGGGGCATCCGGCGTCGACGACTCCGGCCAGGATCGTCTCGACCAGCCACAGGAACGAGTCGCCGAGCCGGGCGATGAACCCGTCGGTGGTGAGGACCTCCGCCGCCCAGGGCCACGCCGCCAGGCCGTCGTGGATCGCGACGGCGGCGGTGGTGATCCGCTCCCGCGGCTCGCTCGGCAGCTCGGGGTGCGGGATCTGTTCCGCGTACTCGTAGATCAGCAGGAACAGCAGGTCCTCCTTGTCCCGCACGTGCGAGTACAGGGTCGTCGGCCCGACCCCGATCTCGGACGCGAGCCGGCGGATCGTGAGCTTCTCCCAGCCGTACTCGTCGATGAGCCCGCGGGCCGCGCTCAGGATCTGCTTGCGGGAGGTCACGGGGGGCCGGCCGACGGGCCGGCGCAGTGCGTTCGATTGTGGCATCGCCCCATCATGCCTCGCCACGACACCCCCTGTCCGACCTGCGCGGTCGACACCCCGGCCGCTCCGCTGCTAATTTCAGAACACGTTCGGAAACTCTACCGGCACGACCACACGCGGAGAGGCTGGGTGCGGTGGCAAGTACGCAAGTAGCGAGTGAGAAGACAGTCGTCGCGAGCGGCGCGCGGCCGGGGACCACCCTCGCCGCGGTGTCCGTCGTGCAGTTCATGGTGTCGCTGGACCTGACGGTGGTGAACGTCGGTCTCCCCCGGATCGCCAGCGGCCTCGGTTTCAGCGAGGTCGGCCTGACCTGGGTGATCCACGCCTACGCCCTCACGTTCGGCGGCCTGCTCCTGCTGGGCGGCAAGATCGCCGACCGGTACGGGCACAAACGCGTGATGCTGTTAGGACTCGGGCTGTTCGGCCTCGCCTCGCTCGTCGGCGGCCTCGCGCAGGCCCCCGGCCAGCTGGTGGCCGCGCGCGCGGCGCAGGGCGTCGGCGCCGCCGCGGTCGCGCCGGCGGCACTGGCGCTGCTCGCCTCGACCTTTCCCGGCGGCAAGGAGCGCGTGCGGGCCTTCGGCATCTGGAGCGCGGTGAACGCCTCCGGCGGTGCCGTCGGCGTCCTGGCCGGCGGACTGCTCACCCAGTACGCGGGCTGGCAGTGGGTGATGTACATCAACCTGCCGATGGCCGCCCTCGCGCTGGCCCTGGCCTGGCGCGGCATCGCCCAGGACACCCCGGCCGCGCACCGCGGCCGCCCGGACGTGCTGGGCGCCGTACTGGCCACGGCGGGTGCGGCCCTGCTCGTGTTCGGCGTCGTCCGTACCGACCAGCACCCGTGGACCTCGCCGACCACCGTGATCACTCTCGTGGTCGCCGTCGCCCTGCTGGCCGGGTTCATCCAGGTCGAGCGCACCACCAAGCGGGACCCGCTGATCCGCCTCGGCCTCTTCGCCAACCGCTCGGTCGCCGGCGCCAACGTCTTCATGCTGCTGTTCGGCGGCGCCATGGCCTCGGCCCTGTACTTCGTCTCCCTCTACCTCCAGCGGGTGCTCGGCGGCAGCCCGGCCCGCAGTGGTGCCGAGTTCCTGCCGTTCATGGTGGGCGTGGTCGTCGGCTCCACCCTCGCCGTCAAGTTCGGCTACAAGTTCGCCCCCCGGAACATGCTGATCACCGGCGGCACGCTGGCCGCGCTCGGCTACGGCTGGTTCGGCCTGATGCGCGCCGA
This genomic stretch from Streptomyces rubradiris harbors:
- a CDS encoding TetR/AcrR family transcriptional regulator, yielding MPQSNALRRPVGRPPVTSRKQILSAARGLIDEYGWEKLTIRRLASEIGVGPTTLYSHVRDKEDLLFLLIYEYAEQIPHPELPSEPRERITTAAVAIHDGLAAWPWAAEVLTTDGFIARLGDSFLWLVETILAGVVDAGCPPEESVRVFRSIWYYTVGEILVRAHTRHRKMDEQDPTCLNPYFGNADGPLRHRHLAAIAGRWAALAGKDTFEQGLRAFVDGLLAQSLTETAETAARESD
- a CDS encoding MFS transporter — translated: MSVVQFMVSLDLTVVNVGLPRIASGLGFSEVGLTWVIHAYALTFGGLLLLGGKIADRYGHKRVMLLGLGLFGLASLVGGLAQAPGQLVAARAAQGVGAAAVAPAALALLASTFPGGKERVRAFGIWSAVNASGGAVGVLAGGLLTQYAGWQWVMYINLPMAALALALAWRGIAQDTPAAHRGRPDVLGAVLATAGAALLVFGVVRTDQHPWTSPTTVITLVVAVALLAGFIQVERTTKRDPLIRLGLFANRSVAGANVFMLLFGGAMASALYFVSLYLQRVLGGSPARSGAEFLPFMVGVVVGSTLAVKFGYKFAPRNMLITGGTLAALGYGWFGLMRADGSFLVDVLGPSILASVGIGLCLAPAVSIATGGVAPHEAGTASGMLNSTRQMGASLGLAALGTAAAARSGDSETPRALSDGYALGMTAGAAILVVGVLVALFVLPRPVRRDAGEEAAG